CAGCGGAATTGTCCAACTGGAATGGAAAAGCAATTAAAATCCCAAGAACTGAAGTAGCAGAATGTGAACGGGAGGATATTCAAGGAGTAGGGGTATATTTTTTGTTCTGCCAAGAAGATGATGGGACAGATTCTGTTTATATTGGGGAAGCTGAAAATGTTTTAATAAGATTAAAACAGCATTTGAGTGATTTTAAGGCGGGAAAAGAAAAATATTATTGGAATACAGCTGTTGCATTCCTCGGTAGGGATTTAAACAAAGCATTAGGGCGTTATTTAGAGGATCAATTGTTTCACATTGCGAAAAAATGCAATCGCTATAAAATACTTACAAAGGCAACTTATAATACAACCATTAAGGAATCTCAACGCGCATCAATGGAAGAATTTATGGATAACATAAAGATTTTGCTGAACGCATTGGGATATAAAGTATTAACACCAGTACCGCAAGCCACTAGTACAACTACATATTTATATTGTAAAAGCTCAGATGCCTCGGCAAAAGGTTTTATTAGTATTGGTGGATTTACTGTATTAAAAGGGTCCACAATTTCCGACCGTATGGCTCCATCCTTTCCAACAGGGGCGAAAAGTTATTATAATCTGAGGAATCAATTGATAGCTGATGGGATTATTATCAATGGTGTTTTTGAGCAGGATTATGAGTTTAATGCCCCATCCGCTGCCTCTGCGGTTGTTTTAGGACGTGCCTCTAATGGAAAATTGTATTGGAAAACAGAGGATGGAAAAACACTAAAAGAAATACTTTAAATGCTCAAGACCGCTTGGTTGATACACAGCCCCTAAAAGAGGATATTATCGGCTTAATTCCTATGGGGATTGAATTATATTATGCACTGTCACCTGTAAACGGGTTTAAAATAGTACTATTTTATTTATATAACCTTTTACTTTTTTAGTTCCTATAAAGCTCGCTGTTATGATTGTTGCACGACTCTTTTTCTTCCCTTGATAAAACAGGGAGATTAGATACCATTGAAAAAAAGCTGATTCTTAGATAAGAATCAGCTTTTCTTTTTGCTGCATTTTACATTTTGTTATACTCGATACAATAAATCGGTATAGGTTGGCATTGGCCAGTATTCAGAAGAAGTAATCGTTTCCATTGCATCAACACAATTCCGCAAGCTCTCCATTTGTGGAATGACCTTATCACGATAGTTTACTGCTGTCTGCCATAAATCGTTTGTATGAGCAGCGTTTACTTCTTGTTCCAGGATTTCCATAATATCATGGACACAGTCAATCATAGAGGATAATTGGTTAACCAGTTTTAACATTGCTTTATTCTCTACGCCACTGCTGGTCACTTCATTATAAGAAGCGGAAATATCACCGACATATTTTATAGCGGCAGGAAGAATCTGACGTTTTGTCATCTCTAACATGGTATTTGCTTCGATGCTGATTGTTTTGATATAGTTTTCCAGCATGATTTCATAACGGGATTCACATTCCTTTGGAGTAAAAATACCATAACGTTGGAACAGTTCGATACTTTTATCCATGATAAACGCCTTTGCTGCATCTACAGAATTTGAAATGTTTGGTAAGCCACGGCGTTCTGCTTCTTCCACCCATTTCTCAGAATAACCGTTCCCGTTAAAGATTACTTTGCCATGGTGGTACATAGTTTCATGCACAATCAGGCGGACATCACGGTCAAAATCATCGGTGCTTTCCAAAATATCGGCAAAGGTTTCCAAGGATTCTGCCATAATGGTATTCAATACCCAGTTAGAAGAAGCAATAGAGGCAGAGGAACCAACCATACGGAATTCAAATTTGTTTCCAGTAAACGCAAATGGGGAAGTTCTGTTCCGGTCACTATCATCTTTTGGCAAGTTTGGCAGGATGGTTACTTTTGTGTTGAGTACTCCATTAGAAGATTTTTCTTCTGCTACACCATCCGCAATATGCTGTAATGTTGCGGTTAAATGTTCTCCTAAAAATATGGATATAATTGCTGGTGGAGCTTCGTTTGCCCCCAAACGGTGGTCGTTTCCAGGAGAGGCAGCGGTTAAACGGAGCAATTCTGGATATTTATCAATCGAACGGATAACAGCACACAGAAAAATCAAAAACTGCATGTTTTCATATGGGGTTTTTCCTGGATCCAACAAGTTGATGCCATCATCGGTGGATAAAGACCAGTTGTTGTGTTTACCAGAGCCATTGATGTGTTCAAACGGTTTTTCATGCAGCAAGCATGCTAGACCGTTCTGTTTTGCGACAGAACGCATTAATTCCATGGTTAACTGGTTATGGTCGGTTGCCACATTGGCAGAATCAAATACAGGCGCCATTTCATGTTGTGCCGGCGCTACTTCATTGTGTTTTGTTTTGGAGTTAATCCCATATTGCCAAAGCTGGTCATCCAACTGGCGCATATAATCCGCAATCCGTAAACGGATACGGCCACAGTAGTGGTCATCCATCTCTTGGCCTTTTGGCGGTTTTGCACCAAACAAGGTGCGTCCACAGATTTTTAAATCCAAACGATCTTCATAATTTTTTCGGTCAACTAAAAAATATTCCTGTTCTGCCCCTACGGTTGGGATAACACGGGTAGAAGTATGGTTGCCAAAAAGTTTTAAAACACGCAATGCTTGGGTATTTACTACTTCCATGGAACGAAGCAATGGGGTTTTGGTATCCAATGCCTCTCCAGTATAAGAACAGAACGCGGTTGGAATATATAAAGTACCTTCTTTGATAAAAGCAGGGGAACTGCAATCCCAAATGGTATATCCTCTTGCTTCAAAGGTATTCCTTAACCCTCCGTTTGGAAAGGAGGAAGCGTCAGGTTCTCCTTTAATCAGTTCTTTTCCGGAAAACTCTAAAATAATTGAACCATCTCCTTGAGGAGATAAAAAGCTATCATGCTTACCGGCAGTAATCCCAGTCATTGGCTGGAACCAATGGGTAAAATGGGTTGCCCCATTTTCCACTGCCCAATCTTTCATGGCAGACGCCACAATACTTGCGATTTCTGGATCAAGGGAACGTCCGTGATCCATGGACGCTTTTAAGCTTTTATAGGTTTCTTTTGGCAGGCGTTCTTTCATCACACGTTGGTCGAACACCTTACATCCAAACTTTTGTGCGAAACTTTTCATAGTGTAATCCTCCATTTTCCATTACAGCAGGTGAATTCCATGGCTGTCACAAACTGAAATCATACTTTCTGGCCAAACAGAAGCCTGTACTTCACCAATATGGGCTTTTTCCAATAATACCATACATAAGCGGGATTGTCCGATACCGCCACCCATGGTAAGAGGAAGTTCGCCGTTTAGTAACATTTGATGGAATGTAAAGTTCTTACGTTCCTCGCATCCAGCAGCTTTGAGCTGGTTTTCCAGTGCATGCTGGTCAACACGGATTCCCATAGAGGATAATTCCATGGCACGTTCCAATACTGGATACCAAATGAGCAAATCTCCGTTTAAATTCCAGTCATCATAGTCAGGGGCACGGCCGTCATGAGGTTTTCCATCTTTTAAAGGACCGCCAATCTGCATTAAAAATACTGTTTTGTGTTCTTTACAGATCTGATTTTCCCGTTCTTTTCTAGAAAGGTTAGGATAAAGGGCTTCCAGTTCTGAAGTGGTAATAAAAAAGATTTCTTCCTCAATATAGGAACTGATTTGAGAAAATTGCTGATGTAATTTATTTTGGGTTTCTTTCAAAGCGTGGACAATATCTCGTACGGTTTGTTTTAAAGTTTCAATATTTCGAGTTTCAGGAGTAATAATTTTCTCCCAGTCCCACTGATCCACGTATACAGAGTGGCAGTTGTCTAGTTCTTCATCCCGGCGGATAGCATTCATATCTGTGTATAAACCAGAACCAGGGGCAAAACCATAACGTTTTAAAGCAAGGCGTTTCCATTTTGCCAAGGAATGTACAATTTGTACATTTGCCCCGAGTTCTTTAATATCAAATTCGACCGGACGTTCCACACCATTCAGGTCATCATTTAAACCGGTATGTGGCTGTACAAATAAAGGTGCAGATACTCTTGTTAAATTCAACCGATTGGCAAGTGTTTGTTGAAAAGTATCTTTTACCAGTTTAATCGCTTTTTCTGTTTCGATAATGTTTAGCTTAGACCAATAGCCTTCCGGCAAAACCAGTGTGTGTTCCATATTTTCCTCCATCCATCCGCCATATTTTAGTTGCCAAAGCGGAAATTAAAAAATAATCTAAACAGTGCATCTGTTTTCATTTTATTTTATGCAATAAAAACCATAACAAATTTTATGTATGTTTTATTTTAACATTATATCCATCTTTTTGCAAGAAGTAAGAAGCAATCCCTTCATTTATTGTAGGAAATTTTTTATTTTATTCTTATAGAGAGCAACAGCTTTATTTTCTATTTTATCATTGTACATAGACGAATACTAGAAAAATAGATCTAATTTTGTGGTGGAAATCATTTCAAAAGAAAAAAATTCATGTTATAATTTGAATAAAATGTTATAAGTAAGAAGGGAATGTTATGAAAAAATATTTATCTATCTGTTTTTGTTTGGTTTTTATACTTGTTTTTACAAGCGGATGCTCAAACGAAGAGATAAAGACGGAAATTTGTTATGCGAAACAAGAGAATTGGGCTTATTGTGAAACACAAACAGATAGTAGGAAAGCAGATGTATTTTTTATCTGTCCGACAGTATTCGATGGAAATGAAACGAATATGTCTTTGGAAGATGAGGATGCAAAAGAATCGTTTTTAGGAGCGATTAATATGGAAAAAGGGATCTATGATGGTTCTTGTCGTGTTTTTGCGCCTTATTATCGACAAGCAGGACTTAATGTATATGAACTTCCCGACGAGGAAAGGGAGCCTTATCTTCAATCCGCTTACAAGGATGTGAAACAGGCTTTTGAATATTATTATAAACACTATAATAAAGGAAGGCCAATTGTGCTTGCTGGGTTCTCACAAGGAGCAGATATGAGTTTGAGGCTTTTGAAAGATCAATTTGATAATAAAGAACTATCAGAAAAATTGGTGGCTTGTTATGCGATCGGGTGGAATGTGACACAAGAAGAATTGGAGGAATATCCTCATATGAAATTCGCTACCAGTGAAACGGATACAGGGGTAATTATTTCTTTTAACAGTGAGGCGGAAAATATAGCCGATTCCCTTATTGTTCCTGAAAATATGAAAACTCTTGCGATCAACCCTCTAAATTGGAAAACAGATAGTACATTTGCGGACCAAAGTTTAAACCAAGGAGCTTGTTTTACCAACTATAGTGGAGAGATTGAAACAGAAATTCCGCATCTTACAGGCGCTTATATTGATGATGTACGTGGTACCTTAAAGGTAATAGATGTAACGCCGGAGGAATATCCGCCAGTTTTAGAACTATTTGAAGATGGGATTTACCATTTATATGACTATCAATTTTTTTATCGGAACCTTCAGGAAAATGTCGGAAAACGGGTTGCTACATACGGATCTGATTGAAAATTTTCTATTATTGATATATAGATATATATTCGTATCCTAGAGGAGTATTTATGGATCTGTTTCTGCTGAAAAGACTTAATATCATTTACTATATGAAAATAGAACAAAGATGCACGAGAAAATCTACTCAAAGAATTAAAAACATTATAGCATACAGAATAATCAATATGTTTTGATTATTCTATCAAGGAAAAACGGTACTATATCTTTCCAGGAATTGTGTGAATATCATTTTGATATGTATGGGGAACAGGATTCGTTGTTGCGAAAGAATTATAATTTTTTGAATTGATTAAGATTATTTTATTGTAAAGCTGGGCTTGATTAAACAAGGATTTTACAGCAAAAAGATTTGATTTTTTATGATAACAGAAGTATAATAATTTAGTTAAAGGTTAATTTATAAGGGTCTGGAGGATTTTGGTATGTCAACAAAAGCGGAGTTATTTTTTCAAGAAATGAACAGCAAGAAGATTGCGTTTATCGGGATGGGTGTTACCAACCTGAATATTATTAAACTGTTTTTATCCAAACAGCTGGATGTTACTGTCTGTGATCGGCAAACAAAAGAAAAATTGGGAAAAAACTATGATGAATTGCTGGCGTTGGGCGCCAAATTTGTGTTGGGGGAAGATTATCTAGAAACCCTTTGTGATTATGATGTTATTTTCCGTTCCCCAGGAATTTATTTTTACCATCCAGCCTTGCAGAAAGCAAGGGAGCATGGCTGTGTTGTGACCACTGAGATGGAAGTATTCTTTGATTTGTGCCCCTGTAAAATTTATGCGGTTACAGGTTCTGACGGAAAAACCACCACCACTACTTTGATTGGGAAAATGTTGGAACAACAGGGATTTAAAGTCCATGTAGGCGGAAATATCGGCAAGGCACTGCTTCCAGAAATTGAAACCATCCAGCCAGAAGATATTGCTGTAGTGGAACTATCCAGTTTCCAGATTATTTCTATGCGACAGTCCCCAGATGTGGCAGTGATTACCAATATTTCTCCAAACCATTTGGATGTCCATAAAAACATGGAAGAATACATTCAAGCAAAATGTAATTTATTATGGCATCAAAACGCATTTTCTAAGGCTGTATTAAACCATGATAACGAAATTACCGATGGACTGGACCGTTATGTAAGAGGAAAACTGTGTAAATTTAGCAGGAAGGAATGCCCAACCACTGGAACCTGGTTGGACGAACAGGGCTATTTATATTTAGTCAACAATGGTGTCAAAACAAAATTATTCCATAAAGATGAGATTAAAATTCCAGGTATCCACAATGTAGAAAATTATCTTGCGGCAATCGCCGCTGTGTGCGATGTGGTAACCCCTGAAACCATGCACCAGGTTGCCACTACTTTTGGCGGGGTAGAACACCGTATTGAGTTAGTACGGGAACTGGATGGTGTAAAATGGTATAATGATTCTATCGCTACTAGTCCAACTAGGACAATTGCTGGTTTAAATTCTTTCCAGCAAAAAATTATTGTCATTGCAGGTGGTTATGACAAACATTTGGCATATGAACCACTGGCTCCAAAATTAGTGGAAAAAGTAAAAGCTTTGGTGCTGATGGGAGCAACTGCTCCAAAAATTGAAGCTGCTTTGCTGGCTTGTCCTGGTTATGATTCAGAACAGCTTCCGATTTACCATGCAG
This is a stretch of genomic DNA from Clostridium facile. It encodes these proteins:
- a CDS encoding DUF3089 domain-containing protein, which gives rise to MKKYLSICFCLVFILVFTSGCSNEEIKTEICYAKQENWAYCETQTDSRKADVFFICPTVFDGNETNMSLEDEDAKESFLGAINMEKGIYDGSCRVFAPYYRQAGLNVYELPDEEREPYLQSAYKDVKQAFEYYYKHYNKGRPIVLAGFSQGADMSLRLLKDQFDNKELSEKLVACYAIGWNVTQEELEEYPHMKFATSETDTGVIISFNSEAENIADSLIVPENMKTLAINPLNWKTDSTFADQSLNQGACFTNYSGEIETEIPHLTGAYIDDVRGTLKVIDVTPEEYPPVLELFEDGIYHLYDYQFFYRNLQENVGKRVATYGSD
- a CDS encoding glutamine synthetase III family protein, encoding MKSFAQKFGCKVFDQRVMKERLPKETYKSLKASMDHGRSLDPEIASIVASAMKDWAVENGATHFTHWFQPMTGITAGKHDSFLSPQGDGSIILEFSGKELIKGEPDASSFPNGGLRNTFEARGYTIWDCSSPAFIKEGTLYIPTAFCSYTGEALDTKTPLLRSMEVVNTQALRVLKLFGNHTSTRVIPTVGAEQEYFLVDRKNYEDRLDLKICGRTLFGAKPPKGQEMDDHYCGRIRLRIADYMRQLDDQLWQYGINSKTKHNEVAPAQHEMAPVFDSANVATDHNQLTMELMRSVAKQNGLACLLHEKPFEHINGSGKHNNWSLSTDDGINLLDPGKTPYENMQFLIFLCAVIRSIDKYPELLRLTAASPGNDHRLGANEAPPAIISIFLGEHLTATLQHIADGVAEEKSSNGVLNTKVTILPNLPKDDSDRNRTSPFAFTGNKFEFRMVGSSASIASSNWVLNTIMAESLETFADILESTDDFDRDVRLIVHETMYHHGKVIFNGNGYSEKWVEEAERRGLPNISNSVDAAKAFIMDKSIELFQRYGIFTPKECESRYEIMLENYIKTISIEANTMLEMTKRQILPAAIKYVGDISASYNEVTSSGVENKAMLKLVNQLSSMIDCVHDIMEILEQEVNAAHTNDLWQTAVNYRDKVIPQMESLRNCVDAMETITSSEYWPMPTYTDLLYRV
- a CDS encoding GIY-YIG nuclease family protein, with amino-acid sequence MAYGKTIELFLVNGTADSLTTAELSNWNGKAIKIPRTEVAECEREDIQGVGVYFLFCQEDDGTDSVYIGEAENVLIRLKQHLSDFKAGKEKYYWNTAVAFLGRDLNKALGRYLEDQLFHIAKKCNRYKILTKATYNTTIKESQRASMEEFMDNIKILLNALGYKVLTPVPQATSTTTYLYCKSSDASAKGFISIGGFTVLKGSTISDRMAPSFPTGAKSYYNLRNQLIADGIIINGVFEQDYEFNAPSAASAVVLGRASNGKLYWKTEDGKTLKEIL
- the asnA gene encoding aspartate--ammonia ligase — its product is MEHTLVLPEGYWSKLNIIETEKAIKLVKDTFQQTLANRLNLTRVSAPLFVQPHTGLNDDLNGVERPVEFDIKELGANVQIVHSLAKWKRLALKRYGFAPGSGLYTDMNAIRRDEELDNCHSVYVDQWDWEKIITPETRNIETLKQTVRDIVHALKETQNKLHQQFSQISSYIEEEIFFITTSELEALYPNLSRKERENQICKEHKTVFLMQIGGPLKDGKPHDGRAPDYDDWNLNGDLLIWYPVLERAMELSSMGIRVDQHALENQLKAAGCEERKNFTFHQMLLNGELPLTMGGGIGQSRLCMVLLEKAHIGEVQASVWPESMISVCDSHGIHLL
- the murD gene encoding UDP-N-acetylmuramoyl-L-alanine--D-glutamate ligase; this translates as MSTKAELFFQEMNSKKIAFIGMGVTNLNIIKLFLSKQLDVTVCDRQTKEKLGKNYDELLALGAKFVLGEDYLETLCDYDVIFRSPGIYFYHPALQKAREHGCVVTTEMEVFFDLCPCKIYAVTGSDGKTTTTTLIGKMLEQQGFKVHVGGNIGKALLPEIETIQPEDIAVVELSSFQIISMRQSPDVAVITNISPNHLDVHKNMEEYIQAKCNLLWHQNAFSKAVLNHDNEITDGLDRYVRGKLCKFSRKECPTTGTWLDEQGYLYLVNNGVKTKLFHKDEIKIPGIHNVENYLAAIAAVCDVVTPETMHQVATTFGGVEHRIELVRELDGVKWYNDSIATSPTRTIAGLNSFQQKIIVIAGGYDKHLAYEPLAPKLVEKVKALVLMGATAPKIEAALLACPGYDSEQLPIYHAENMEQAVQKAKEIAQPGDIVSLSPASASFDLYKNFEVRGNHFKQLVNELQ